A section of the Pan paniscus chromosome 11, NHGRI_mPanPan1-v2.0_pri, whole genome shotgun sequence genome encodes:
- the SPIN1 gene encoding spindlin-1 isoform X3, whose protein sequence is MMKKRTSHKKHRSSVGPSKPVSQPRRNIVGCRIQHGWKEGNGPVTQWKGTVLDQVPVNPSLYLIKYDGFDCVYGLELNKDERVSALEVLPDRVATSRISDAHLADTMIGKAVEHMFETEDGSKDEWRGMVLARAPVMNTWFYITYEKDPVLYMYQLLDDYKEGDLRIMPDSNDSPPAEREPGEVVDSLVGKQVEYAKEDGSKRTGMVIHQVEAKPSVYFIKFDDDFHIYVYDLVKTS, encoded by the exons AAAACATCGGAGCAGTGTGGGTCCGAGCAAACCTGTTTCCCAGCCCCGGCGGAACATCGTAGGCTGCAGGATTCAGCATGGGTGGAAAGAGGGGAATGGCCCTGTTACCCAGTGGAAAGGAACCGTTCTGGACCAGGTGCCTGTAAATCCTTCTTTGTATCTTATAAAATACGATGGATTTGACTGTGTTTATGGACTAGAACTTAATAAAGATGAAAGAGTTTCTGCGCTTGAAGTCCTCCCTGATAGAGTTG cAACATCTCGAATCAGCGATGCACACTTGGCAGACACAATGATTGGCAAAGCAGTGGAACATATGTTTGAGACAGAGGATGGTTCTAAAGATGAGTGGAGGGGAATGGTCTTAGCACGTGCACCTGTCATGAACACATGGTTTTACATTACCTatgagaaagaccctgtcttgtACATGTACCAACTCTTAGATGATTACAAAGAAGGCGACCTTCGCATTATGCCtgattcca atGATTCACCTCCAGCAGAAAGGGAACCAGGAGAAGTTGTGGACAGCCTGGTAGGCAAACAAGTGGAATATGCCAAAGAAGATGGCTCGAAAAGGACTGGCATGGTCATTCATCAAGTAGAAGCCAAGCCCTCCGTCTATTTCATCAAGTTTGATGatgatttccatatttatgtctaCGATTTGGTGAAAACATCCTAG
- the SPIN1 gene encoding spindlin-1 isoform X2, producing MKIPICNKSLHFSNAVELARKHRSSVGPSKPVSQPRRNIVGCRIQHGWKEGNGPVTQWKGTVLDQVPVNPSLYLIKYDGFDCVYGLELNKDERVSALEVLPDRVATSRISDAHLADTMIGKAVEHMFETEDGSKDEWRGMVLARAPVMNTWFYITYEKDPVLYMYQLLDDYKEGDLRIMPDSNDSPPAEREPGEVVDSLVGKQVEYAKEDGSKRTGMVIHQVEAKPSVYFIKFDDDFHIYVYDLVKTS from the exons ATGAAAATACCAATTTGTAACAAAAGTCTACATTTCAGCAATGCAGTAGAATTAGCCAG AAAACATCGGAGCAGTGTGGGTCCGAGCAAACCTGTTTCCCAGCCCCGGCGGAACATCGTAGGCTGCAGGATTCAGCATGGGTGGAAAGAGGGGAATGGCCCTGTTACCCAGTGGAAAGGAACCGTTCTGGACCAGGTGCCTGTAAATCCTTCTTTGTATCTTATAAAATACGATGGATTTGACTGTGTTTATGGACTAGAACTTAATAAAGATGAAAGAGTTTCTGCGCTTGAAGTCCTCCCTGATAGAGTTG cAACATCTCGAATCAGCGATGCACACTTGGCAGACACAATGATTGGCAAAGCAGTGGAACATATGTTTGAGACAGAGGATGGTTCTAAAGATGAGTGGAGGGGAATGGTCTTAGCACGTGCACCTGTCATGAACACATGGTTTTACATTACCTatgagaaagaccctgtcttgtACATGTACCAACTCTTAGATGATTACAAAGAAGGCGACCTTCGCATTATGCCtgattcca atGATTCACCTCCAGCAGAAAGGGAACCAGGAGAAGTTGTGGACAGCCTGGTAGGCAAACAAGTGGAATATGCCAAAGAAGATGGCTCGAAAAGGACTGGCATGGTCATTCATCAAGTAGAAGCCAAGCCCTCCGTCTATTTCATCAAGTTTGATGatgatttccatatttatgtctaCGATTTGGTGAAAACATCCTAG